A portion of the Natronococcus sp. AD-5 genome contains these proteins:
- a CDS encoding site-2 protease family protein — MDDVDSSGFGATDDDASLEDGPPLERIEPVFAVCETRIEGEQLRYYGDPLVAPESLIQELWPAFREAGYDIELTRRRGEYVLVAEPTAVGIDGIPWSNIVLLFATVLSTLFAGSMWYHIDPFANPLAMWKAWPFTVAILGVLGVHEMGHYVLSRYHGVDASLPYFIPVPTLIGTMGAVIRMKGRMPDRKALFDIGVAGPLAGLVATLVVTIVGLHLGPVTAPDDVVTDPNAIQIELGYPLLLELLAAAFDQPLYRDDPATAVNPVVIGGWVGMFVTFLNLIPVGQLDGGHILRAMAGDLQETIAALVPGALFALAAYLYYVSGYSGNSVFVWVFWGIFTAVLASVGPARPIQDERLGRGRFLLGVVTFALGALCFMPVPIAIIE, encoded by the coding sequence ATGGACGACGTCGATTCGTCCGGATTCGGTGCGACCGACGACGACGCGTCGCTCGAGGACGGACCGCCGCTCGAGCGCATCGAGCCGGTGTTTGCCGTCTGCGAAACCCGAATCGAGGGCGAGCAGCTCCGGTACTACGGCGATCCGCTGGTCGCTCCCGAGTCGCTGATCCAGGAGCTGTGGCCGGCGTTTCGCGAGGCCGGCTACGATATCGAACTGACGAGACGCCGCGGCGAGTACGTTCTGGTCGCCGAGCCGACCGCCGTCGGCATCGACGGAATCCCCTGGTCGAACATCGTCCTACTGTTCGCGACGGTGCTCTCGACGCTGTTCGCCGGTTCGATGTGGTACCACATCGATCCGTTCGCGAACCCGCTGGCGATGTGGAAGGCCTGGCCGTTTACGGTCGCCATCCTCGGCGTTCTCGGCGTGCACGAGATGGGCCACTACGTGCTGAGCCGGTACCACGGGGTCGACGCCTCGCTCCCCTACTTCATCCCCGTGCCGACGCTCATCGGGACGATGGGCGCGGTGATCAGGATGAAAGGGCGGATGCCCGACCGGAAGGCGCTGTTCGACATCGGCGTCGCCGGACCGCTCGCGGGGCTGGTCGCGACGCTGGTCGTGACGATCGTCGGACTACACCTGGGCCCGGTCACCGCTCCGGACGACGTCGTCACCGACCCCAACGCGATCCAGATCGAACTCGGCTACCCGCTGTTGCTCGAACTGCTCGCCGCCGCGTTCGATCAGCCGCTGTACAGGGACGATCCGGCGACGGCGGTGAACCCGGTCGTCATTGGCGGCTGGGTCGGGATGTTCGTCACCTTCCTCAACCTGATCCCCGTCGGACAGCTCGACGGCGGACACATCCTCCGGGCGATGGCCGGCGACCTCCAGGAGACGATCGCGGCGCTCGTCCCGGGCGCGCTCTTCGCGCTCGCCGCCTACCTCTACTACGTGAGCGGCTACAGCGGTAACTCGGTGTTCGTCTGGGTGTTCTGGGGGATCTTCACCGCGGTACTCGCGTCGGTCGGTCCGGCGCGACCGATCCAAGACGAGCGACTCGGCAGGGGCCGGTTCCTGCTCGGCGTCGTCACGTTCGCCCTGGGCGCGCTCTGTTTCATGCCGGTGCCGATCGCCATCATCGAGTAA
- the thiL gene encoding thiamine-phosphate kinase — protein sequence MDERAALALLETELEPVGDDAAAVDGLVVTTDMLHERTDFPAGTTRYTAGWRSVGASLSDVAAMGADATAAVAAYAAPAFVEEELLAFVRGATDVCDLVGAEYVGGDLDGHGEFTVATTAIGRTDEPVPRSGARPGDVVCVTGTVGRSAAALEYFERAAAGDRDALERANALFQFEPRVAAGRALACNASAMMDSSDGLARSLHQLADASGCGFAIDAGPIPIDDAVRAVTDTDDAALELATTFGEDFELVVAIPEGEVETARDAIDVPLSAIGSVVDASEGITLDGEPLEDRGYTHGERD from the coding sequence ATGGACGAACGCGCCGCCCTGGCGCTACTGGAAACCGAGCTCGAGCCCGTCGGCGACGACGCCGCCGCCGTCGACGGACTCGTCGTGACGACCGACATGCTCCACGAGCGGACGGACTTTCCGGCGGGGACGACCCGCTACACCGCCGGGTGGCGCTCCGTCGGCGCCTCGCTGTCGGACGTGGCCGCCATGGGCGCCGACGCGACGGCGGCGGTCGCCGCCTACGCCGCACCCGCGTTCGTCGAGGAAGAACTGCTCGCGTTCGTTCGCGGCGCGACGGACGTCTGCGACCTCGTCGGCGCCGAGTACGTCGGCGGCGACCTCGACGGCCACGGCGAGTTCACCGTCGCGACGACCGCGATCGGACGAACCGACGAGCCCGTTCCGCGAAGCGGCGCGCGACCCGGCGACGTCGTCTGCGTCACGGGCACGGTAGGCCGCAGCGCGGCCGCGCTCGAGTACTTCGAACGGGCCGCCGCCGGCGACCGAGATGCGCTCGAGCGGGCGAACGCGCTCTTTCAGTTCGAGCCGCGGGTGGCCGCCGGCCGCGCGCTCGCGTGCAACGCGAGCGCGATGATGGACTCGAGCGACGGCCTCGCCCGCTCGCTGCACCAGCTCGCCGACGCGAGCGGCTGCGGGTTCGCGATCGACGCCGGTCCGATCCCGATCGACGACGCGGTTCGTGCGGTCACCGATACCGACGACGCGGCGCTCGAGCTCGCGACCACGTTCGGCGAGGACTTCGAACTCGTGGTCGCGATCCCCGAAGGCGAGGTCGAGACGGCTCGCGACGCGATCGACGTCCCCCTCTCGGCGATCGGATCCGTCGTCGACGCGAGCGAGGGAATTACGCTCGACGGAGAGCCGCTCGAGGACCGCGGGTACACGCACGGTGAACGGGACTGA
- a CDS encoding 30S ribosomal protein S19e gives MATMYDVPADDLIEALAEDLEDRLDEPDWSQFTKTGVDRELPPEQEDFWATRAASLLRKVADRGPVGVERLATEYGGAKSGSNRYRVAPDRRSDGSRNVIRTILQQLEEEDLVETAEGEGRRITAEGQSLLDDTAGNVLEELDRPELERYA, from the coding sequence ATGGCTACGATGTACGACGTTCCGGCGGACGACCTCATCGAGGCGCTCGCCGAGGACCTCGAGGACCGACTCGACGAACCGGACTGGAGTCAGTTCACCAAGACTGGCGTCGACCGCGAACTGCCGCCCGAGCAGGAGGACTTCTGGGCGACTCGCGCCGCGAGCCTCCTGCGCAAGGTCGCCGACCGCGGCCCCGTCGGCGTCGAACGACTCGCGACCGAGTACGGCGGCGCGAAGAGCGGCTCGAACCGCTACCGCGTCGCGCCCGACCGCCGTTCCGACGGCTCGCGAAACGTGATCCGCACGATCCTCCAGCAGCTCGAGGAGGAGGACCTCGTCGAGACCGCCGAGGGCGAGGGTCGCCGCATCACCGCCGAGGGACAGAGCCTGCTCGACGACACCGCCGGCAACGTTCTCGAAGAGCTCGACCGTCCGGAACTCGAGCGCTACGCCTAA
- a CDS encoding DNA-binding protein produces MSGSPDEEKLEELRQKKMEQLQDRAESQGDEAAQEAAQQQAEAQKKALLRQHLTDDARKRLNTVKMSKPEFGEQVERQVVSLARSGRIQGKIDDQKMKQLLKELKPDSKSFDIKRR; encoded by the coding sequence ATGAGTGGCTCACCCGACGAGGAGAAACTCGAGGAGCTCCGACAGAAGAAGATGGAACAGCTCCAGGACCGCGCCGAATCCCAGGGGGACGAGGCCGCCCAGGAGGCCGCCCAGCAGCAGGCCGAAGCCCAGAAGAAAGCCCTGCTCCGACAGCACCTGACCGACGACGCGCGAAAGCGGCTCAACACCGTCAAGATGAGCAAGCCCGAGTTCGGCGAGCAGGTCGAACGGCAGGTCGTCTCGCTCGCCCGCAGCGGCCGCATCCAGGGCAAGATCGACGACCAGAAGATGAAACAGCTCCTCAAGGAGCTCAAGCCCGACTCGAAGAGTTTCGACATCAAGCGCCGGTGA
- a CDS encoding DUF7411 family protein, with amino-acid sequence MELGLLYSGGKDSTLAALLLEEFYDVTLVTVRFGVSDDWKHARETAETAGFEFESLELDRDVAREAVEIIRTDGFPRNGIQHVHVQALEELAEKEFDAIADGTRRDDRVPTVSRAQAQSLEDRHGVDYIAPLSGFGRTAVDRLVESHLEVTVGPSEAIDRADYEAELRTLIAEEDGPEAVEGLFPDHEQTYVTDVR; translated from the coding sequence ATGGAGCTCGGATTGCTCTACAGCGGGGGGAAGGATTCGACGCTCGCGGCGCTCTTGCTCGAGGAGTTCTACGACGTCACGCTGGTAACGGTCCGGTTCGGCGTCAGCGACGACTGGAAACACGCCCGCGAGACCGCCGAGACCGCCGGGTTCGAGTTCGAATCCCTCGAGCTCGACCGGGACGTCGCCCGCGAGGCCGTCGAGATCATCCGTACGGACGGCTTCCCTCGAAACGGTATCCAGCACGTCCACGTGCAGGCGCTCGAGGAGCTCGCCGAGAAGGAGTTCGACGCGATCGCCGACGGGACGCGGCGGGACGACCGCGTGCCGACCGTCTCGCGAGCGCAGGCCCAGAGCCTCGAGGACCGCCACGGCGTCGACTACATCGCGCCGCTGTCCGGCTTCGGGCGGACGGCGGTGGATCGGCTCGTCGAGTCCCACCTCGAGGTGACCGTCGGCCCGAGCGAAGCGATCGACCGGGCGGACTACGAGGCGGAGCTCCGAACGCTCATCGCCGAGGAAGACGGCCCGGAGGCCGTCGAGGGCCTGTTCCCGGATCACGAGCAGACGTACGTGACGGACGTCCGATAG
- the hisS gene encoding histidine--tRNA ligase, producing the protein MYDGIKGFRDFYPGEMAARRATIDVLEDTARRYGFREIGTPALERAEMWTDKSGDEIVEELYAFEDQGGRHVTLTPELTPTVARMVVAKQQELSKPIKWFSTRPFWRYEQVQQGRQREFYQTNVDIFGSAEPEADAEILAWAADAMTGLGLTGEHFEFRISHRDILGGVLESYEADVDVDDAIRAVDKSDKISTAEYHDLLVEAGLTYDQAAEFGDLVAGGDLEEVKAFADTERVTAAVENLQNVLAAAEDFGAREYCTVSLETARGLDYYTGVVFECFDSAGEVSRSIFGGGRYDDLIESFGGQPTPAVGVAPGHATLPLLMQRAGVWPEEEVTTDYYVLQVGDTRSEAARITRELRERGHVVETDVAGRSFGGQLDYADSVNAETVVIVGEQDLENDDVTIKDMETGDQTQTPVGEFPGELERPTFEDFA; encoded by the coding sequence ATGTACGACGGGATCAAGGGCTTTCGCGACTTCTACCCCGGCGAGATGGCCGCCAGGCGGGCGACCATCGACGTCCTGGAGGACACCGCCCGCCGGTACGGCTTCCGCGAGATCGGAACGCCGGCCCTCGAGCGAGCCGAGATGTGGACCGACAAGAGCGGCGACGAGATCGTCGAAGAGCTGTACGCCTTCGAGGACCAGGGCGGCCGCCACGTCACGCTGACGCCGGAGCTCACGCCCACCGTCGCTCGGATGGTCGTGGCGAAACAGCAGGAGCTCTCGAAGCCGATCAAGTGGTTCTCGACGCGGCCGTTCTGGCGCTACGAACAGGTCCAGCAGGGCCGCCAGCGCGAGTTCTACCAGACCAACGTCGACATCTTCGGCTCCGCCGAACCCGAGGCCGACGCGGAGATCCTCGCGTGGGCCGCGGACGCGATGACGGGGCTCGGCCTGACCGGCGAGCACTTCGAGTTCCGGATCTCCCACCGGGACATCCTCGGCGGCGTTCTCGAGAGCTACGAGGCCGACGTCGACGTCGACGACGCCATCCGCGCGGTCGACAAGTCGGACAAGATCTCCACCGCGGAGTACCACGACCTGCTCGTCGAGGCCGGGCTGACCTACGACCAGGCCGCCGAGTTCGGCGATCTCGTCGCCGGCGGCGACCTCGAGGAGGTCAAAGCGTTCGCCGACACCGAGCGCGTCACCGCGGCCGTGGAGAACCTGCAGAACGTGCTCGCGGCCGCCGAGGACTTCGGGGCCCGCGAGTACTGTACGGTCTCGCTCGAGACCGCCCGCGGACTCGACTACTACACGGGCGTCGTCTTCGAGTGCTTCGACTCCGCCGGCGAGGTCTCGCGGTCGATCTTCGGCGGCGGCCGCTACGACGATCTGATCGAGAGCTTCGGCGGACAGCCGACCCCCGCCGTCGGCGTCGCACCCGGTCACGCGACGCTACCGCTTCTGATGCAGCGGGCGGGCGTCTGGCCCGAGGAGGAGGTGACGACCGACTACTACGTCCTCCAGGTGGGCGACACGCGATCGGAAGCCGCCCGAATCACGCGCGAACTGCGCGAACGCGGCCACGTCGTCGAGACCGACGTCGCCGGCCGCTCCTTCGGCGGCCAACTCGACTACGCCGACTCGGTCAACGCCGAGACGGTCGTCATCGTCGGCGAGCAGGACCTCGAGAACGACGACGTGACGATCAAGGACATGGAAACGGGCGACCAGACGCAGACGCCGGTCGGCGAGTTCCCCGGCGAACTCGAGCGGCCGACGTTCGAGGACTTCGCGTAA
- a CDS encoding sulfatase-like hydrolase/transferase — MADADGRPNVLLVLTDQERYDYSAPDGPPVETETVDRLSSEGMRFERAFTPISICTSARASLLTGRFPHGHGMLNNSHEADAIRPNLPEGLPTFSEALAEAGYDLTYTGKWHVGRDQRPENVGFSYLGGSDEHHDPDLDEKFREYREELGVSPDVDLEDEIYTRGGKEAGTLVAAETPVDVEATRNYFLAERTIDAIEAHATGDREEPFFHRADFYGPHHPYVVPEPYASMYDPDEIERPESYAETYDGKPRVHENFLHYRGVAGFDWDTWAEAIAKYRGFVTMIDDQLERILEALEEHGLADETAVVHASDHGDFVGGHRQFNKGPLMYDDTYRIPLQVRWPGVVEPGSVCEAPVHLHDLAATFLEMGDVAVPESFDSRSLVPLLENAGDAPASWPGSVFAQYHGDEFGLYTQRMVRTDRYKYVYNGPDVDELYDLEADPAELRNLIDHPGYEDARREMRNRLVEWMEETEDPNRKWVSDVLAD, encoded by the coding sequence ATGGCAGACGCCGACGGTCGTCCGAACGTACTGCTCGTCCTCACGGATCAGGAACGCTACGACTACTCGGCACCCGACGGACCGCCGGTCGAGACGGAGACGGTGGACCGCCTCTCGAGCGAGGGGATGCGCTTCGAGCGGGCGTTCACGCCGATCAGCATCTGTACGAGCGCCCGCGCGTCCCTGCTGACCGGGCGATTCCCCCACGGCCACGGCATGCTGAACAACAGCCACGAGGCCGACGCGATCCGACCGAACCTCCCGGAGGGGCTGCCGACGTTCTCCGAGGCGCTCGCGGAGGCCGGCTACGACCTCACGTACACGGGTAAGTGGCACGTCGGGCGCGATCAGCGGCCGGAGAACGTCGGCTTTTCCTACCTCGGCGGCAGCGACGAGCACCACGACCCCGACCTCGACGAGAAGTTCCGCGAGTACCGAGAAGAACTGGGCGTTTCGCCCGACGTCGATCTCGAGGACGAGATCTACACCCGCGGCGGCAAAGAAGCGGGAACCCTCGTCGCAGCGGAGACCCCCGTCGACGTCGAGGCGACTCGGAACTACTTCCTCGCCGAGCGGACGATCGACGCGATCGAGGCCCACGCGACCGGCGACCGGGAGGAGCCCTTCTTCCACCGGGCCGACTTCTACGGTCCGCACCACCCCTACGTCGTGCCGGAGCCCTACGCGTCGATGTACGACCCCGACGAGATCGAACGACCCGAGAGCTACGCCGAGACCTACGACGGGAAACCGCGGGTCCACGAGAACTTCCTCCACTACCGCGGCGTCGCCGGCTTCGACTGGGACACCTGGGCCGAGGCCATCGCGAAGTACCGCGGGTTCGTGACGATGATCGACGATCAACTCGAGCGGATCCTCGAGGCCCTCGAGGAGCACGGGCTCGCGGACGAGACGGCCGTCGTTCACGCTTCGGATCACGGCGACTTCGTGGGCGGCCACCGCCAGTTCAACAAGGGGCCGCTGATGTACGACGACACCTACCGCATCCCGCTCCAGGTGCGCTGGCCGGGCGTCGTCGAACCGGGGTCGGTCTGCGAGGCGCCCGTCCACCTCCACGACCTGGCCGCGACGTTCCTCGAGATGGGCGACGTCGCGGTGCCGGAGTCGTTCGACTCGCGGAGCCTCGTCCCGCTGCTCGAGAACGCCGGCGACGCGCCCGCGTCGTGGCCCGGCTCCGTCTTCGCGCAGTACCACGGCGACGAGTTCGGCCTCTACACGCAGCGGATGGTCCGAACGGATCGCTACAAGTACGTCTACAACGGGCCGGACGTCGACGAGCTGTACGACCTCGAGGCCGATCCGGCGGAGCTACGGAACCTGATCGACCACCCCGGCTACGAGGACGCGCGCCGGGAGATGCGAAACCGGCTGGTCGAGTGGATGGAGGAAACCGAGGATCCGAACCGAAAGTGGGTGTCGGACGTCCTCGCCGACTGA
- a CDS encoding desampylase, which yields MLVLPADVRDAIVTRAREGRPREICGILGGDYEKTGRSYARSHYPAANVADGPRTRYRIDPEEQLEVFERLEDRGEEIVGFYHSHPRGPPRPSDTDAANATWPDRSYLIVSLEPFEVGSWRWREPGGGDGRFEREEIALE from the coding sequence GTGCTCGTACTCCCTGCCGACGTTCGGGACGCGATCGTGACCCGCGCTCGAGAGGGTCGCCCGCGGGAGATCTGCGGGATCCTCGGCGGCGACTACGAGAAGACCGGCCGGAGTTACGCTCGATCGCACTACCCCGCCGCGAACGTCGCCGACGGGCCCCGGACGCGCTACCGAATCGACCCCGAAGAACAGCTCGAGGTCTTCGAACGGCTCGAGGACCGCGGCGAGGAGATCGTCGGCTTCTACCACTCCCACCCGCGCGGCCCGCCGCGGCCGAGCGACACCGACGCGGCTAACGCGACCTGGCCCGACCGCTCGTACCTGATCGTCTCGCTCGAACCGTTCGAGGTCGGCTCCTGGCGCTGGCGCGAGCCCGGCGGCGGCGACGGGCGGTTCGAACGAGAGGAGATCGCGCTCGAGTGA
- a CDS encoding ABC transporter substrate-binding protein yields the protein MRVVTTLPSATELVAALGLEPVGVSHECDYPPGVESIPSITRSRVDAAASSGEIDRQVLEIGETDAGVYEVDVDLLDDLEPDLIVTQGMCDVCAVDEAVIAEALERIGADPDVLTVDPHTLDDVLDDLERLGCATGREDRARGVRDDLEDRIAAIQERTVDVDNRDRPRVAIFDWTDPVMIAGHWTAELVDWAGGEYGLADVGDRSRPREWENIREYDPELVIVAPCGFDLEQTAANRADLTDREGWDDLAAVRNDRVWAMDGHHYLNRPGPRLVDTLEALAPIVQPDPFDGPPESVAVPFDDLERLESTAGSRADPTP from the coding sequence ATGCGAGTCGTTACGACGCTCCCCTCGGCGACCGAACTCGTCGCCGCGCTCGGCCTCGAGCCGGTCGGCGTCTCCCACGAGTGCGACTACCCGCCCGGCGTCGAGTCGATCCCCTCGATCACGCGCTCGCGCGTCGACGCCGCCGCCTCGAGCGGCGAGATCGACCGGCAGGTCCTCGAGATCGGCGAAACCGACGCCGGCGTCTACGAGGTCGACGTCGATCTTCTGGACGACCTCGAGCCGGACCTGATCGTCACGCAGGGCATGTGCGACGTCTGCGCGGTCGACGAGGCTGTGATCGCCGAGGCGCTCGAGCGCATCGGTGCGGATCCCGACGTACTGACCGTCGATCCGCACACACTCGATGACGTTCTCGACGACCTCGAGCGACTGGGCTGCGCGACCGGCCGAGAGGACCGCGCTCGAGGGGTCCGAGACGATCTCGAGGATCGTATCGCTGCCATTCAGGAGCGAACGGTCGACGTCGACAACCGCGACCGGCCGCGCGTCGCGATCTTCGACTGGACGGACCCCGTCATGATCGCGGGCCATTGGACCGCCGAACTCGTCGACTGGGCCGGCGGGGAGTACGGCCTGGCCGACGTCGGCGACCGCTCGCGACCGCGTGAGTGGGAGAATATCCGCGAGTACGATCCCGAACTCGTGATCGTCGCCCCCTGCGGGTTCGACCTCGAGCAGACCGCCGCGAACCGCGCGGACCTCACCGACCGCGAGGGGTGGGACGACCTCGCGGCGGTTCGGAACGACCGAGTCTGGGCGATGGACGGCCACCACTACCTCAACCGACCCGGGCCGCGGCTCGTGGACACGCTCGAGGCGCTCGCACCGATCGTCCAGCCCGACCCGTTCGACGGGCCGCCGGAATCGGTCGCGGTGCCGTTCGACGACCTCGAGCGCCTCGAGTCGACGGCCGGATCGCGAGCCGACCCGACGCCGTAG
- a CDS encoding SDR family oxidoreductase, with the protein MIDSLEQQTAIVTGASSGIGAATCRAFAAAGANVALAARSEDDLEALADELETNHGVETLVVPTNVREEDDVDALVEETVDRFGGLDILVNNAGLSRGSEIAEMTTDEYETMQETNVDGVFYATRAAIPHVRERGGHLIFVGSFAGQYPRSFNPIYAATKWWVRGFAKSVAAQVGDAGVGVTVVNPAEVRSEFETTDGRTFAEAFDANEASEPEEVAAAVRFAACQDHSSVSELDINRRDKFADSF; encoded by the coding sequence ATGATCGATTCACTCGAGCAGCAGACGGCGATCGTGACCGGCGCGAGTTCCGGTATCGGCGCGGCGACCTGCCGGGCGTTCGCGGCCGCGGGCGCGAACGTCGCCCTCGCGGCCCGTAGCGAGGACGACCTCGAGGCGCTCGCGGACGAACTCGAGACGAACCACGGCGTCGAGACGCTGGTCGTGCCGACGAACGTTCGCGAGGAGGACGACGTCGACGCCCTCGTCGAGGAAACCGTCGACCGGTTCGGCGGACTCGATATCCTGGTGAACAACGCGGGGCTCTCCCGCGGTAGCGAGATCGCCGAGATGACGACCGACGAGTACGAGACGATGCAGGAGACCAACGTCGACGGCGTCTTCTACGCGACTCGAGCGGCGATCCCGCACGTTCGCGAGCGAGGTGGACACCTGATCTTCGTCGGAAGCTTCGCCGGACAGTATCCGCGGTCGTTCAACCCGATCTACGCCGCCACGAAGTGGTGGGTGCGCGGCTTCGCCAAGAGCGTCGCGGCCCAGGTCGGCGACGCCGGCGTCGGCGTCACGGTCGTCAACCCCGCCGAGGTTCGCTCGGAGTTCGAGACGACCGACGGCCGGACGTTCGCCGAGGCGTTCGACGCGAACGAGGCCAGCGAGCCCGAGGAGGTCGCCGCGGCGGTTCGGTTCGCCGCGTGCCAGGACCACTCGAGCGTGAGCGAACTCGACATCAACCGCCGGGACAAGTTCGCCGACAGTTTCTGA
- a CDS encoding carboxypeptidase M32, with translation MATADESHDTGDAPDAYRALLERSEKLTDVRMASMALGWDQRVMMPEAGTPARAGQLSTLSGLGHDLLVDEEVGEWLGDSESADLTDEQAAVVRELRREYDRSAEVPSDLVERVAAHQAKTQQVWQEAKAEDNFEQFAPALEELIDLHRERAAAIDPDANPYRVLYEDGLPYLPLETVEDIFDELRDGLVPLIEAIETEGRELPSAFRDPDYTYDENDQMALSREVVDLLGYPREHGRLDTAPHPFMSGNQFDARITTRFREHDPIDALMATIHEFGHASYQLGLPKEEYGTPLGASLSSGVHESQSRFWENHVGRTKAFWGLFLPTMKEHFPHLEDVTVEEAYAAVNRIYPENLIRVEADELTYHLHIVLRCEIDRAFVEGDLSVSEVPRVWNEKMDDYLGVTPGSDADGCLQDTHWSYNFAAFQGYTVGSVLAAQLDAAIRKDLDVDGLIREGEFEPLWEWMTEHVHRHGRRYPTEELIEVATGEPLTADYFIEYVESKYGELYDLEGY, from the coding sequence ATGGCGACTGCTGACGAGTCTCACGACACGGGGGATGCTCCCGACGCGTATCGGGCCCTCCTCGAGCGATCGGAGAAACTCACGGACGTACGGATGGCCTCGATGGCGCTGGGCTGGGACCAGCGCGTGATGATGCCCGAAGCCGGGACGCCCGCCCGGGCCGGACAGCTCTCGACGCTCTCCGGGCTGGGTCACGACCTCCTCGTCGACGAGGAGGTCGGAGAGTGGCTGGGTGATTCGGAATCGGCTGATCTGACCGACGAACAGGCGGCCGTCGTCCGGGAGCTCCGCCGGGAGTACGATCGCTCCGCCGAGGTTCCTTCGGACTTGGTCGAGCGAGTGGCGGCCCACCAGGCGAAAACCCAGCAGGTCTGGCAGGAGGCGAAAGCCGAGGACAACTTCGAGCAGTTCGCGCCCGCCCTGGAAGAACTAATCGACCTCCACCGCGAGCGGGCGGCCGCCATCGATCCCGACGCGAACCCCTATCGGGTGCTCTACGAGGACGGCCTGCCGTACCTCCCGCTCGAGACCGTCGAGGACATCTTCGACGAGCTTCGCGACGGGCTCGTCCCGCTGATCGAAGCGATCGAGACCGAGGGACGGGAGCTTCCGTCGGCGTTCCGGGATCCGGACTACACCTACGACGAGAACGACCAGATGGCTCTCTCCCGGGAGGTCGTCGACCTGCTCGGCTATCCCCGAGAGCACGGCCGCCTCGACACCGCCCCGCACCCGTTCATGTCCGGTAATCAGTTCGACGCCCGGATCACCACCCGGTTCAGAGAGCACGATCCGATCGACGCGCTGATGGCGACGATCCACGAGTTCGGCCACGCGAGCTACCAGCTCGGACTGCCGAAAGAAGAGTACGGAACCCCTCTCGGCGCGTCGCTCTCCTCGGGCGTCCACGAGTCCCAGTCGCGGTTCTGGGAGAACCACGTCGGCCGTACGAAGGCCTTCTGGGGGCTGTTCCTTCCGACGATGAAAGAGCACTTCCCCCACCTCGAGGACGTCACCGTCGAGGAGGCCTACGCCGCGGTGAACCGGATCTACCCGGAGAACCTGATCCGCGTCGAGGCGGACGAGCTCACCTACCACCTCCACATCGTCCTCCGGTGCGAGATCGACCGGGCGTTCGTCGAGGGCGACCTGTCCGTCTCCGAGGTCCCCCGCGTCTGGAACGAGAAGATGGACGACTACCTGGGCGTCACCCCCGGGAGCGACGCCGATGGCTGTCTCCAAGACACTCACTGGTCGTATAATTTCGCGGCCTTCCAGGGCTACACCGTCGGCAGCGTGCTGGCCGCACAGCTCGACGCCGCGATCCGAAAGGATCTGGACGTCGACGGGCTGATCCGCGAGGGCGAGTTCGAGCCCCTCTGGGAGTGGATGACCGAGCACGTCCACCGCCACGGACGGCGCTATCCGACGGAGGAACTGATCGAGGTCGCGACGGGCGAACCGCTCACCGCCGACTACTTCATCGAGTACGTCGAATCGAAGTACGGCGAGCTGTACGACCTCGAGGGGTACTGA